Proteins encoded together in one Diabrotica undecimpunctata isolate CICGRU chromosome 3, icDiaUnde3, whole genome shotgun sequence window:
- the LOC140435923 gene encoding uncharacterized protein — translation MKSTSNVSLNDIMLKGYTVQPDLFEILIRFRLYKYTLIADIEKMFRQIRINPKQTFLLNILWRNSPQEELKCLELQTVTYGTNSASFLSTRCLKELAVRNKEKYPLAADALENSCYVDDILHGKNDIETLYKTYKQLSTSLNSAGIPLHKWSSNSSEFLDSISSESQKSNYVIKPDNSSNKVLGICWNSQSDMFSISLPDISSEPKYKKREVLSIISSIFDPLGLINPITVSAKLLMQTIWICNLNWDDKLTGEISSEWLNFLAHIPDLAKLTISRPLLNPLNISRIEIHGFCDASMKAYGACIYLRVLHENGIVSCNLITSKSRVAPLKTISLPRLELLGAVLLSTLISNIFLIISPKVSSIASVRLWTDSQIVLAWINSHPSRWSIFVANRITQIQELTRTYLWNHVSSKDNPADILSRGTTPALLVDNTLWWHGPHFLMNATTKFNEFVPNIDITDIPEIKATLHAVNNSKPTLYTTFCKFSSFTRLQRVIAYCNRYIYNLKNKENKRNGVLSASELIEAEQRIVKIIQLTFFQSEFKDLKHQKTIKNKAILKLNPFIDASDLISVGGRLRNANVSYNQKFPLLLPTKCQVVRSLLEREHIRLLHTGPQNTLSNIRLTYWPLDGLREIKRIIYKYKNCYRFNARPAHQIMADLPKERFQVSRPFTNVGIDYGGPFQIKSSKLRRAPICKAYIAVFVCLVTKAVHIELVSSLSTEAFLLTLKRFISRRGIPKTIYSDNASNFLGARNQLKELYDFFMGTDVLPTIKEFAASTLIEWKFIAPRSPHQGGIWEAAIKSSCPLSIVRQSK, via the coding sequence ATGAAATCAACCTCAAATGTGTCTCTCAACGATATTATGCTCAAAGGTTATACTGTACAACCTGATTTGTTTGAAATTCTAATTCGCTTTAGACTTTACAAATATACTCTTATCGCCGACATCGAAAAGATGTTTAGGCAAATAAGAATCAACCCAAAACAGACATTTCTACTAAACATTCTGTGGCGCAATTCCCCGCAAGAAGAATTAAAATGTCTAGAACTTCAGACCGTGACCTACGGCACAAACTCAGCTAGTTTTTTAAGTACTAGGTGTCTTAAAGAGTTGGCAGttcgaaataaagaaaaatacccaTTAGCTGCTGATGCTCTAGAAAATTCTTGTTATGTAGATGATATTTTACATGGTAAAAATGATATCGAGACTTTGTACAAGACTTATAAGCAACTTTCTACGAGTCTAAATTCCGCTGGGATACCACTCCATAAATGGAGTTCTAATTCTTCCGAGTTTCTCGACTCTATTTCCTCTGAATCTCAAAAATCTAATTATGTAATAAAACCCGACAATTCGTCAAATAAAGTTCTTGGAATATGTTGGAATTCTCAGTCTGACATGTTCTCTATCTCTCTTCCTGACATTTCTAGTGaaccaaaatacaaaaaaagagaAGTTCTATCAATTATCTCTTCTATTTTTGATCCTCTTGGTCTAATAAATCCGATTACTGTATCTGCCAAGTTGTTAATGCAAACAATTTGGATATGTAACTTAAATTGGGATGACAAACTCACAGGAGAAATTTCATCAGAATGGTTGAATTTTCTAGCTCACATTCCTGATCTTGCAAAACTCACAATCTCTAGACCTCTGCTCAATCCGCTCAATATTTCTCGAATTGAAATCCATGGTTTCTGCGATGCAAGTATGAAGGCATATGGCGCTTGTATTTATTTACGGGTTTTACATGAAAATGGAATCGTTTCATGCAACTTAATTACTTCAAAGAGTCGTGTAGCTCCGCTAAAAACCATTTCCCTACCCAGACTTGAATTATTAGGGGCTGTTTTGCTTTCTACCCTGATTTCAAATATCTTTCTTATTATTTCACCAAAGGTTTCTTCCATAGCTTCGGTTAGGCTCTGGACAGACTCCCAAATTGTACTTGCATGGATAAATTCTCACCCTTCTCGTTGGTCAATCTTCGTAGCAAACCGTATAACTCAAATACAGGAGTTAACGCGAACTTATTTATGGAATCACGTAAGTTCTAAAGATAACCCAGCAGATATTCTGTCTCGCGGTACCACACCGGCCCTGCTGGTAGACAATACATTATGGTGGCATGGGCCCCATTTTCTAATGAACGCAACCactaaatttaatgaatttgttCCAAATATTGATATAACAGATATCCCTGAAATAAAAGCCACTTTACACGCTGTAAATAATTCGAAACCTACTCTATATACAACTTTTTGTAAATTCTCATCTTTCACTCGGTTACAAAGAGTAATTGCATATTGCAATAGGTATATTTACaatcttaaaaataaagaaaacaaaagaaatggTGTACTTTCGGCTTCCGAATTAATAGAAGCCGAGCAGAGAATAGTTAAAATCATTCAACTAACATTCTTTCAATCAGAATTTAAAGACTTAAAGcatcaaaaaacaataaaaaataaggcTATCTTAAAATTGAATCCATTTATAGACGCATCTGATTTAATAAGCGTTGGTGGACGACTTCGCAATGCAAATGTTTCGTATAATCAAAAATTTCCACTTCTTCTTCCTACAAAATGCCAGGTAGTTAGATCGTTACTTGAAAGAGAACACATTCGCCTATTGCACACAGGCCCTCAAAATACATTGTCAAATATTAGACTCACTTATTGGCCTCTTGATGGACTGAGAGAAATCAAGAGGATCATCTACAAATATAAGAACTGTTACAGATTTAACGCAAGACCAGCTCATCAAATAATGGCCGATCTACCCAAAGAACGGTTTCAGGTCTCTCGACCATTCACAAATGTCGGCATCGATTACGGGGGCCCATTTCAAATAAAATCTTCAAAACTGCGACGTGCTCCCATTTGTAAGGCTTATATAGCAGTATTCGTATGCCTCGTCACTAAGGCAGTCCATATAGAGCTAGTGTCCAGTCTTAGCACCGAAGCATTCCTACTAACGTTAAAAAGATTCATTTCACGCAGAGGTATTCCTAAAACCATTTATTCGGACAATGCGTCCAACTTTCTTGGAGCTCGTAATCAGTTAAAAGAGCTTTATGACTTTTTTATGGGAACGGATGTTCTACCTACCATAAAAGAATTCGCAGCCTCAACATTAATTGAGTGGAAGTTCATTGCACCTCGATCTCCACATCAGGGTGGAATTTGGGAAGCAGCTATAAAGAGCTCATGTCCTCTGTCCATTGTCAGACAGTCcaaatga